A region of the bacterium genome:
ACGGCAACGCCTACCTGCTGAACAACGGCAACGCCACCGACACCTGCCTGCAGTGCCATGCGGGCTACGGCCAGTTCGCTGACGGCGCCGGCTTCGGCCCCGGCGGCGACTTCGCCTGGGTCACGAAGACCTTCACCTGGTCGGCCCACGGTCATACCAGCACCAGCGAAGGCGACAGCCATGGTCACAACGTCATCTCCCCGGCCTACGGCATCGCCCAGGACGCGACGCTGACCACGGCCCCGGGCGGCGACTTCCAGGCCCAGTACCTGCGCTGCACCAGCTGCCACGACCCCCACG
Encoded here:
- a CDS encoding cytochrome C; this translates as MNLRLSAPCVAFAFALLCTSGPALAFHDGGVAECAGCHTMHNSQDGALVDTANPNGNAYLLNNGNATDTCLQCHAGYGQFADGAGFGPGGDFAWVTKTFTWSAHGHTSTSEGDSHGHNVISPAYGIAQDATLTTAPGGDFQAQYLRCTSCHDPH